TTTGGTGGACGAGTTGAACAGGTCACCTTGGACGGTGTCGGCGTTGTTCTGCCAACACTTGCAGGTGTCACTCTGCCTGCTGGAACTGAAACAGGGGACTTCGGCACTCGGCGCGAACTGGATTTCACGCCTTTGAGCGGGTCCATTTCAGCCGTGTTCGGTCTAACTGAAGAAACCAAACTTGGGGCGACGGTGCAATATGTTGAACGCGCACCTGACCTTTTGGAGCTCTTTGCAAAAGGACCACATGAAGCAACAGAAACATTTGAGGTTGGTAATCCGAACCTCGGAAAAGAAGCGGCAACCTCTTTTGAACTGACCCTCTCGCAGCAAGGAAGCAATTACGGCTTTGACATTGCCGGGTTCTATACCTCGTTCAACGACTTCATCTTCAAAAGCAATACAGGCTTCGTCTGCGGGGAAGAATTTACCAGCTGTGGAACAGATGGTGCCCCAGGCGTTGAAGACGAACTGACCCAAATCGCATACTCACAGTCAGACGCCGATTTTCATGGGTTCGAAGTGTCAGGCTATTGGGATGCGTTCCCAATCGCTGGCGGCACAGTCGGCTTTGATAGCCAATTTGACTATGTAGACGCTGAATTCAGCAGCGGCGGCAACGTGCCCCGCATCACACCAATGAGATATGGTGCAGGCACTTACTTCAAAGATGATGCTTTCTTTGCCCGCATCGGTTTGTTGAGAGCCGAGGAGCAGGACGATGTAGCGGCAAATGAAACGGCAACCAATGGCTATACAGACCTGAGGGCCGAAGCGACCTACACATTCTTCCTACCTGACTCAGATCGTGAGATCGAGCTGGGCGTGGTTGGCACGAACCTGCTGGATGACGACATTCGTAACCATGTCTCGTTCAAGAAAGATGATGTTCTACAGCCTGGCGCAAGCGCACTCTTTTTCATTCGCGCAAAACTCTGAGGACGCTTTAGCTCACCTGCTTCTAAGGGTGAGCATATGATGCTGCACCTCGCAACAGCAAGAAGGCCGTGTCTTTTAGACGCGGCCTTCGTCATACCCAAGCAAGGCTATGCGAACAACATCCGCCTGATCGCGGGCACCGAGCTTGCCCCTTACCTGAACAAAATGTGTGCGGACCGTATTGATGGTTACGCCCTGACTGGCGGCGATTTCCTGTAACGACTGACCGGCAAGAAACGCGCTGAGCACGCGCGCCTGTGCTGAGGTCAGATCAAACCGCACCGCCAGAAAATCTTCGGGTGGAATTTTCCCGTTAAGCGCATCCGGGTCATTCTGCTGGATGGCTTTTGACCGTGCGTTCAGGAACTCAAATATCCAATGCTGCTCGTTTGCGTCTGCCCATTCCATGATCTCAGAAAGACGGCTGTCGGTTTCAGGCACAAGGCCTTCGTGAATACCGGGCCAGACACGCGCACTGAGATGATCCTTGGAGCGCCGGTCTTTAGCGGATTTATCTGCCATCTCCCTAGCCAACCCGTCGCTTGTCTTCGCGTCGCCCCGGAAGCATCTCGCAGAGAAAATCACCAATCTCTTTGATGGAGCGCTTTGTCTCCGGCAGCAATGGACCCAGGCGGTGCCAAACATGAGGCATCCGTGGGTAGACATCACACCAGGCCTGCACCCCGGCCTCGCGCAGCCGCGTCGCAAGCCTCGTGGAATCATCTCGAAGAATTTCCGGCGCCCCGACATGAATGAGAGTGGGCGGCAGATCAGTGAGATCAGCAAATAGAGGCGACGCCAGCGGGTCCGTTGGGGCATGCCCCTGCAGATAAAGCCTGGAACACATGTTAAGCCCCTCCAAAGAGCTCACCATCGGATCATTCTCTAGATTGCTCAGGATGGAATTGCCGGAAAGTGTCATATCCACCCAAGGTCCGAGCAGGACCATAGCACCAGGCATCGCAACACCCTCATCGCGCAGCGCAATCAGCGCAGCGAGCGCGAGCCCGCCTCCTGCAGAATCGGCAACAACACCCAGATTTTCCGGCACCGCTCCCTGGTCTATCAACCACCGATAGGCGGCCTTCACGTCCTCTATGCCAGCGGGAAACGGGTTTTCCGGCGCCAACCGATAGTCCAGCACGAATGCCGATGCGTTGGCCTGATTGCAAATATTTGCGATCAAGGCGTCATGCACACCAGATCGTTCAAGAATAAAGGAGCCGCCATGGACATATAGCAACGTGCGCTCTGGTGTGCTCGCGTCCATCTGCACCCAGGGACCAGCTACCGGCGCTCCTGTCTCTTCGGTAAAAGTCACATTTGAAGGAACCATGGCGATGATGTTCTCGAGAAACTTGACGCGCTTACGGGCGGCGACCACGTCGAATGGCTTTTTCTCAGCGCCTTCAGCACCAACTGATTTGCGCAGCAGCTTGTTCACGGTCTGAACGAGCCCGATCCAAAACCGCGCGCGCAGGCTTGCTGCGTTGACCTGGGGACGCCAACTCGGAAGTTCTTGTTGCGCCATCTGATCCAGAACACCCTCCTCACCAAGTACGACCTTTGGAGTAGAGGCTAAAACATGCCCTCGCCTCATACAAATGTATGACGAAGCCCCAATTTTCGCTTCGTAGGTTCAACCCCTGTCTCAGGTCAGCGCCCTCAAAGGCGTCACAACAGGGGTTTCACATGGTCCGTCTTATTCAGACACGCCGTTTTGCAGCGTTCAGCGCTGTTGTCGGCCTCTCATTTGCTTTTTTTACGCCGCCAGCAAGCGCGGTTGACAATAGTCACAATCCGGCACTCCCACAGTTCGAGGTTGGGAGTTCCGGTCTCATGATTCACAACAACGTGCGCGCGGAATACTTAACTGAGCCCAGTCAGGCCGCGAACGCAGCATTAGCCAGTTGTGACAAAGAGAAATTTGAAAAAGCAATCAGCCACATCTATTCAATCAGCGCTTTGGCCGACCTCGCCCAAAGTGGCTCAGCGGGAAAGATTGTTGTCGACGCGGACAAGGAAGACGAAGACGCAATCGATGACTACGCGAAAAAGTTGACCGACATTTGGGAAGTCAAATGTGGCAGGCGAGAAGCGGCAAGCATCGGCGCAACCTTCACAGCAGGTGGCAGCCTGTCCGTCGGTCAATTGAGCCTTCCCCAGCAGCAATTCCTCGCATTTGAAGCAATAGGCACCCTCATACAATCCTTCGGCATTGTGAATATCGAAGAAGATGCGCGGGCAACAGCCGGGTCCTTCGACGGCAGCGCTCACTTTGCCGATGCCGGTATTTTCGGCTCCAAGGGAATATGGACAGCTCTTGGCTATGTCCGCACAACAGCCAATGCGTCAGCCAGTGTGGCCAACATTGACCCCAACGGCGACCGTCTTCTGATCCCGGGCCCTCTTGGGGGCGCGTCAGGCTTCTCTCTCGCAAGTGCCGGTGGTCTTAATGTGGTGACCCAGGCCGACTATGAAGCCCACTATGAATGGAACAGCTTTTACGCCAAAGCAGGTCTGCCGTTTGATTGCGGCGAATGGCTCTTCATGCCGTTCTTTGGGGCCGCCTATACAGATCAGGAGCAGACCTCGAGTTTCTCCGGCAGCGTTCCTGGTTTCGGCCGAAATTTCGCCTACAACACCCAGGTCGATGTTGAAACCATTAGTCCCTTTGTCGGCTTCGATGCAGTGCGTCACTTCGATGGCGTCAGCCTGCACGGCGGCGGTCTCTTATCAGCAGACTTCAACGACGCCGATGGCTGGGATCGATTGTCCTTCACAGGTGTGGCAGACAGCCAGGCCTCTCTCAGTGGCGATGACACAAGCCTCGGTGGGCGCGCCTGGGCAGGCATCACCTTCGGCGTACCCGAGTCACCTTTCAAAGTTTCGCTCGATGCATCCTACGTATATGTCGACAACATCCCGGTCATCACACGAGATGGAACCAACCCGTCCTCACTCGGCTTTGACAGCGCTGACGGTGTCCTGGGAACAATCCGCGCAACATTCCGCTTCTAAGAACGACCCTCAGGCAACAAAAAGCCCGGCAGGAAACTTCCCCTGCCGGGCTTTCTTTTAATCTCTTAGTCCGCTGCTTTAGCCGAGCATTCCGAGTGCATGGAGATAGAGCTCCAACATCGCCTCTTCTTCCTGCCGCTCTGCGGTGTCTTTCTTGCGAAGTGAAATCACCTTGCGAAGAACCTTGGTATCAAAGCCGTTGCCCTTAGCCTCCGCGTAGACTTCTTTAATATCGGCAGAGAGTGCGGCTTTCTCTTCTTCCAACCGTTCAATCCGCTCAACAAAAGAGCGCAACTGTCCTTGCGCGATCGTTGTTGATCCTTCGGGCGTGGTGCCATCCGCCATGTGTCTGACTTCCTTGAACTGTATCGAAAATAGGGGAGCAAACAACAGCTCCGAGCCGCGCACCATATCGACGAGGCACCATGCCAGCAAGAGATTGAGGCCATAAAGCTGTGGATTAATTGCAGCGCCAGACGTGCTAGTCTCGCGGCAGAATAACGGGGCCTTGAGGAGAGCAAGAAATGCGCGCGATTTTAGTCAGTCTGCTATGGGGAGTTTTCACCATGTCCGCCCAAGCCGCGACCGTGGAACGCTACACGGACCCAGCAATGGCAGATGCAAATCTGCCCTTTTCACAGGCCGTCCGTGTCGGCGACATGCTCTACCTCTCCGGCCAAATCGGCAACATACCCGGCACGCTGGACCTGGCCCCGGGCGGCATGGAAGGACAAGCCCGCCAGACCATGGACAATATTGAGGCAGTCCTCAATGCGAACGGGGCTTCTTTCGCGAACGTGACCAAATGTCTGGTCATGCTCGCGGACATGAGCCAATGGGCCGACTTCAATAAAGTCTATGTAACCTATTTCGAGCCCGGACAGTTCCCGGCCCGCTCTGCCTTTGGGGCCAATGGTCTGGCGCTTGGCGGCGCACTGGAAGTGGAATGCGAAGCCCATCTGGGCAACTAAAGCAAGCCGCAGCCCCTTAGCTGCGCTGCTTAAAGGCAACTTCGAATGCGGCCATCTGCTCAGGCGTGGCTTCTGTCTGGTGTTTTTTCTTCCAGTCAGAAAACGGCTCGCCATAGATGTGCTCACGCGCAGCATCTTTGCTCATCTCTATGCCTTTATCTTCAGCCGCGTCTCTGTACCAATCCGCCAGACAATTCCGACAGAAACCTGTTTGGATCATGAGATCAATATTCTGCACGTCGGTTCGTTTCAGCAGGTGAGACACAAGCCGACGAAAGGCAGCCGCCTCAAGCTCCGTTTGTATTGATTTATCCATTTTCTTCATCCTTCCAAATCCAGCAGCTCAAAGCCCCGCCGCAGTTTCCTCAATAAGGTTGTCAACAACCGCCACAAGAGCATCGCGAGGTCCTGCCCCGCCCTTCAGGGCACCCCCATAAACCCGCCTTTGCTGATCTGCACTCGTTCCACGCCGCGCAATTCGTTTGATATGAGATATCTCATTTTCTGATCCAAGCCGGGCAGCATCTTCTGCGATCATCTCGATAATCTCATCGCAGAGACCATCAAACGACGTAAGTACCCCTTTGCCAAAATCAATAAGCTCCCCTGCGACACCGTACCGCTGCGCCCGCCACCGGTTTTCACCCATGAGCGTGGCCGGATAGAGCCGCCAGCGTTGGTTCTTCTGACGCAACCGGTAAAGCATAGAGAGTAAAGCCTGGTAGGTGGCGGCAATCGCGATACCATCATCCAGACTGGTGCAAATATCCGTGATCCGGCTTTCAAGCGTGGGGAAACGCCCCGAGGGTCGGATATCCCACCAGAGCATTGTCGCATCGGGAATGATGCCCGTTGCCACCAATTGCTGAACCAGCCGCTGATACTCGGAATAGCCGTCAAACGTGTCTGGCAGGCCAGTGCGCGGCAGCGCGTCCCAGATGGTCAGCCGGTAAGACTGGAGGCCCATATCCTCCCCCTGCCAGAAGGGAGACGAAGTGGAAAGCGCCAACAAATGTGGCAAGAAATAGCGCACCTGGTTCATGAGATCGATGCGCAGATCATCATCCTCAATCCCCACATGCACATGCATGCCCGAAATCACCATTCGTCGCGCGGCCCCTGCCAAATCACGGGCCAGCGTGTCATAACGTTCTTTCTTTGTGTGTTCCTGCTCATCCCAATGGCTAAACGGATGGGTGCTGGCCGCAATGGGCGCATATCCGAACCCGTCTGCCACCTCGACAACCAACCCTCGCAAACGCACAAGTTCGGCCCGTGCCTCTCCGATCTCGGTACAGACCTTGGTGCCCACCTCAACCTGACAGCGAAGAAACTCCGATGTAACCTGCTCGCCGATCGCTTTGTGGAGCTGATCCATCAGAGCATCCGGCGGGTTACGCACCAGGTCACGAGTCTCCCTGTCCACGAGAAGGTATTCTTCTTCAATTCCAAGGGTGAGGGAGGGAGCATCCATCGTGTCTCGTTCCTAGGCTGATCCGTTAGGCTGGGTCTGTTCGTGACCCATAATGGGTGATTTCGCGCACACCGTCTGCAGCAATCAGGTCTGGCAATATCCGGGCAAGGCGGCCCGCCCACTCAGCCTGGCCTTCCTCTGTATCGATCAGATCCTGCCTGATCTCCAGAAGCGCATGCGGCAACCCCCTCTTTGTGCAATGCCGGTAAAGCGTGTCGCCTTTAAGAAACCCACCATAAGGCTCATTATCTCCAACGGTGAGTCCTTCCTGGTCCGCCAAAGCCCGCAATAAAGGCATCGCCAGGCGCGGGTCTTTATCCCAAAGCACACCTGCATGCCATTGTCGGGCCTTGCCCCGCCAAAACGGTGTGAAACTGTGGATTGAAACAATCACAGGCACATGGTCTTGAGCGAGCGCTGACTTTATCTGAGCATCAACAGCACTGTGATACGGCTCATGATAGTGCGCAATCCGGGATTGGAACTCTTGCCGATTCCGGAAGAAGTCCACATCTGCGTTGGCGGGGACCACCGACCCATCAGACAGCTTCATCACAATCGTCGGGTCATCAGGCCCGCGGTTCAAATCCACCAAGAGCCGCGAAAATCGTCCAAGAATTGCGGGACAGTTCAGGTGAGACGCCAAAGCACGAACCACCTCAGCGCATCCAATGTCGTACGCAATATGGCGATGAAATTCCGTCGCAGGGAGGCCCAGTGTGCCATGCTTCGACGGCAGCGCCGCTGATGCATGATCACAGAGGATCAAAATATCAGGATTGCCTTCTGCGTTAACCAGTTCAAAAGGTGATCCATCTACGGCTGAATCAAGTGGCGCTTTGCTGGTAGACTTGTGCGAACTCATATCGGGCATGGCCGGACTATAATCGGACAAAACCGGGAATGCGACACCAGGCTTCATCTCCATTGCCCACACCTCGCTTGCCAAGAAAGAGCACCGTTCAGAATGACCCTTCATGAAGACCCGAGAAGATTTCTGCTGAACCTGTTCGAGGCCGCCGTTCGGGCCGTTCAGCCAGCCGCGTGCCTGCGCAAACATTTACCCGCGCCACCTGAAGGACGCCTGGTCATTTTGGCAGCAGGTAAGGCAGCAGCAGCGATGGCGGCGGAGGCCGAAGCCTTCTACGAAGAAAGATGGCCCGGCACAGAAATCGAAGGCATTGCAATCACACGGTATGGCCACACAGTCCCGACAACCCACGTCGCTGTTCATGAGGCTGGACACCCATTTCCAGACGGTGCCGGCGAAAATGCCAGCCGCGGCATGCTCTCCCTCGCAAACTCACTGCGAGAAGAAGATTTAGCTGTCGTGCTCCTGTCGGGCGGTGCCTCAGCCCTCCTCTCCCTGCCACCCGTCGGCGTCAAGATTGAAGAAAAACAGAAGCTCACCCGCGCCCTGTTAGCAACAGGCGCCCCCATCGCAGACATTAACTGCGTGCGACGACATCTATCCTGCATCAAAGGTGGCAGATTGGCAGAAGCGATCCATCCAGCGCGCTCCATCACCCTTGCCATCTCTGATGTCGCTGGCAACGACCCGAGCGTTATAGCCTCCGGCCCGACAATGCCTGCCCACACCACGGCACTCGATGCATTGCACATCATCGAACGGTTTCGGGTACCCATCGCCGAACCCATCATTGAATGCTTCAAACAAAACCAGCCCCTACCAGCGTACGATGCCCCGTGTTTTGAACGCGCCGAATTCAGGATCATCGCAACCGGGTCTCACGCATTAAGCGCTGCGGCCGCCCTGGCCCGGGAAGCCGGTTGCGAAGTATCTATCGTCGGCGACGAACTTGAGGCAAGCGCACTAGAACTGGCGACCTCCCACGCCCGCATGGCAAGGTCCCATACCAATCCAGGCGTTCCGCGGATCATCCTGTCCGGCGGCGAAGCAACGGTCGCGCTGGGAAAAGACCATGGCGCTGGAGGCCCCAACCAGGAATTTGCCCTGGCGCTCGCCCTGGAACTTCAGGGAGAGCGCAACGTCCACGCGCTGGCTTGCGATACGGACGGGATTGATGGGGGGTCAGGCGCTGCAAGTGATCCGGCAGGCGCCGTCATTTCATCAAGAACTCTGTCACGGGCAAAAAGACTGGGACTTGATGCCGAAATGGCCCTAGCAGACCACGATGCGGGCACCTTCTTTCAGACATTGGGAGATCTGATCACTACGGGCCCCACACTCACAAATGTAAACGACTTCAGAGCCATACTCGTCTCCGCGTGAGATGAATTGGGGGCCTAGAAGACATTTTCAACAGACACTCCTCACCCCGTCATTACCGGTAGGCTGTCGCACCGCCTGCCATTGCGTCATGCCACATCAATTCGTGCTGCTCAGAATATAGCGGTGGCTTGTCATCAGCACTGCAATAGCGCAGGTCGAGCGTCTCATGCCCATCAACCGTCAGGTCACCACCAAGAGTTTCAACTTCGAAGAAGAATGAGATGTTCTGACACTCGTCGCCATTGGGACATGTTTCAAAGAACTGGGTGTAGATCCCAACCAGGCGGGTTGGCGCCACATCCAAACCAGTCTCTTCCTTGATTTCCCGAACAACAGTCTGAGCCGCAGACTCGCCAAGTTCCATAATTCCACCAGGAAACCCCCAAGCCTCTGTGTTACCCGACCGCCTTTGCAACAGAACACGACCTTGTTGATCCTTTATCCAGGCGCCTGCGGAGTTTACAAAAATGAGATCATTACCAACCTTCTCGCGGATCCACGGGATCCAACCTCCCTTATCAACGGACGGGGCAATAAGGCGCGGCTTCCCTGACAAATCCATGCTCATCTGCTATTCCTCCAAGCCACACCCCAAAAGCACGCCCGCGACGAGCGCTCATCTAGCTTAAGGTGATAGCAGCGCCAAAATACGGCGTTTTTACGAAGCCGACGTCGCGTTCTTAACAAGACATTGACGGCTCGCCGCTAGTCTGACGGAAACAGGCCTGTTTTAAATCCGTGACATTTGACCTTCAGGGTCAAGAAGCGCAAGAAGAAGGGACTATTCCCTATAGGTCACCGGAGAGGCCAATCTCGGTGGCTGAAGAAGGAGCGAAAGAAAATATGCGGCGCCGAAACGTCAAAATCATCGCTACACTTGGACCCGCCTCAAGCTCAGCGGAAATGATCCGCACACTTTTCGCGACAGGTGCAGACGTGTTCCGGCTCAACATGAGCCACCTGGATGCCGATGGCCTCCGAGAAGTCCACAGCACAGTACGCCGCGTTGAGGAAGAACTCGGGCGCCCGATCGGCATTCTTGCAGACCTTCAAGGCCCCAAATTGCGCGTCGGCACCTTCGCAGATGACAGCGTAGATCTGAAATCAGGAAACAATTTTCGGATTGATCTGGATGAAACGCCCGGCGACGTGACCCGTGTCTGCGTTCCTCACCCGGAAATCTTTGCAGCCATCGAAGAAGGCAGCCAACTCTTACTAGACGATGGGCGCATCCGATTGCGTGTGAAGGAGGTCCAAAAGGACCACGCTACGACAGAAGTCACCATAGGAGGGAAGCTGTCCAATCGGAAGGGTGTCAACCTACCAGACACGCTTCTGCCGCTAACCGCTCTTACCGACAAAGACCGGCGGGATGCAGAACTCGCCCTGGAGTTGGGTGTGGACTGGCTGGCGCTTTCCTTCATCCAGCGGCCCGAAGACGTCGCTGAAGCCCGGAAGATTGCGCGAGGACGCGCCGCCATTATGGCCAAGATCGAAAAACCCCTCGCTCTCACACATCTGCAGGAAATAGCGGATATTGCTGACGGCATGATGGTGGCTCGTGGCGATCTTGGTGTGGAACTTCCCATCGAACAAGTGCCAGGCTGGCAAAAACAAATCACCCGTCTTTGCCGCAGAAACGGCAAACCAGTTGTGGTCGCCACACAGATGCTGGAATCCATGATCTCATCTCCGTTGCCAACACGTGCGGAAGTCTCTGACGTGGCCACCGCCGTGTTTGAAGGCGCTGACGCCGTAATGCTGTCTGCGGAATCCGCTGCCGGTGAATTCCCGGGCGAGGCAGTCGAGATGATGAACCGGATCGGCGCTCAGGTGGAATCCGACCCCACCTATCCAAGCATCATGTACGCCCGCGAGACGCAGCCCGAGGCAACAGGAGCTGATGCCATCAGTGCAGCAGCTCATTCGGTTGCCAACACACTGAATGCTGCAGCCATCGTCTGCTGGACGAATTCCGGCTC
The DNA window shown above is from Parvibaculaceae bacterium PLY_AMNH_Bact1 and carries:
- a CDS encoding helix-turn-helix transcriptional regulator (Derived by automated computational analysis using gene prediction method: Protein Homology.), whose protein sequence is MADKSAKDRRSKDHLSARVWPGIHEGLVPETDSRLSEIMEWADANEQHWIFEFLNARSKAIQQNDPDALNGKIPPEDFLAVRFDLTSAQARVLSAFLAGQSLQEIAASQGVTINTVRTHFVQVRGKLGARDQADVVRIALLGYDEGRV
- a CDS encoding alpha/beta hydrolase (Derived by automated computational analysis using gene prediction method: Protein Homology.), with the protein product MAQQELPSWRPQVNAASLRARFWIGLVQTVNKLLRKSVGAEGAEKKPFDVVAARKRVKFLENIIAMVPSNVTFTEETGAPVAGPWVQMDASTPERTLLYVHGGSFILERSGVHDALIANICNQANASAFVLDYRLAPENPFPAGIEDVKAAYRWLIDQGAVPENLGVVADSAGGGLALAALIALRDEGVAMPGAMVLLGPWVDMTLSGNSILSNLENDPMVSSLEGLNMCSRLYLQGHAPTDPLASPLFADLTDLPPTLIHVGAPEILRDDSTRLATRLREAGVQAWCDVYPRMPHVWHRLGPLLPETKRSIKEIGDFLCEMLPGRREDKRRVG
- a CDS encoding hypothetical protein (Derived by automated computational analysis using gene prediction method: GeneMarkS-2+.); its protein translation is MVRLIQTRRFAAFSAVVGLSFAFFTPPASAVDNSHNPALPQFEVGSSGLMIHNNVRAEYLTEPSQAANAALASCDKEKFEKAISHIYSISALADLAQSGSAGKIVVDADKEDEDAIDDYAKKLTDIWEVKCGRREAASIGATFTAGGSLSVGQLSLPQQQFLAFEAIGTLIQSFGIVNIEEDARATAGSFDGSAHFADAGIFGSKGIWTALGYVRTTANASASVANIDPNGDRLLIPGPLGGASGFSLASAGGLNVVTQADYEAHYEWNSFYAKAGLPFDCGEWLFMPFFGAAYTDQEQTSSFSGSVPGFGRNFAYNTQVDVETISPFVGFDAVRHFDGVSLHGGGLLSADFNDADGWDRLSFTGVADSQASLSGDDTSLGGRAWAGITFGVPESPFKVSLDASYVYVDNIPVITRDGTNPSSLGFDSADGVLGTIRATFRF
- a CDS encoding DUF2312 domain-containing protein (Derived by automated computational analysis using gene prediction method: Protein Homology.) produces the protein MADGTTPEGSTTIAQGQLRSFVERIERLEEEKAALSADIKEVYAEAKGNGFDTKVLRKVISLRKKDTAERQEEEAMLELYLHALGMLG
- a CDS encoding RidA family protein (Derived by automated computational analysis using gene prediction method: Protein Homology.) — translated: MSAQAATVERYTDPAMADANLPFSQAVRVGDMLYLSGQIGNIPGTLDLAPGGMEGQARQTMDNIEAVLNANGASFANVTKCLVMLADMSQWADFNKVYVTYFEPGQFPARSAFGANGLALGGALEVECEAHLGN
- a CDS encoding DUF1244 domain-containing protein (Derived by automated computational analysis using gene prediction method: Protein Homology.); amino-acid sequence: MKKMDKSIQTELEAAAFRRLVSHLLKRTDVQNIDLMIQTGFCRNCLADWYRDAAEDKGIEMSKDAAREHIYGEPFSDWKKKHQTEATPEQMAAFEVAFKQRS
- a CDS encoding carboxylate-amine ligase (Derived by automated computational analysis using gene prediction method: Protein Homology. GO_function: GO:0004357 - glutamate-cysteine ligase activity [Evidence IEA]; GO_process: GO:0042398 - cellular modified amino acid biosynthetic process [Evidence IEA]) encodes the protein MDAPSLTLGIEEEYLLVDRETRDLVRNPPDALMDQLHKAIGEQVTSEFLRCQVEVGTKVCTEIGEARAELVRLRGLVVEVADGFGYAPIAASTHPFSHWDEQEHTKKERYDTLARDLAGAARRMVISGMHVHVGIEDDDLRIDLMNQVRYFLPHLLALSTSSPFWQGEDMGLQSYRLTIWDALPRTGLPDTFDGYSEYQRLVQQLVATGIIPDATMLWWDIRPSGRFPTLESRITDICTSLDDGIAIAATYQALLSMLYRLRQKNQRWRLYPATLMGENRWRAQRYGVAGELIDFGKGVLTSFDGLCDEIIEMIAEDAARLGSENEISHIKRIARRGTSADQQRRVYGGALKGGAGPRDALVAVVDNLIEETAAGL
- a CDS encoding N-formylglutamate amidohydrolase (Derived by automated computational analysis using gene prediction method: Protein Homology.), producing the protein MEMKPGVAFPVLSDYSPAMPDMSSHKSTSKAPLDSAVDGSPFELVNAEGNPDILILCDHASAALPSKHGTLGLPATEFHRHIAYDIGCAEVVRALASHLNCPAILGRFSRLLVDLNRGPDDPTIVMKLSDGSVVPANADVDFFRNRQEFQSRIAHYHEPYHSAVDAQIKSALAQDHVPVIVSIHSFTPFWRGKARQWHAGVLWDKDPRLAMPLLRALADQEGLTVGDNEPYGGFLKGDTLYRHCTKRGLPHALLEIRQDLIDTEEGQAEWAGRLARILPDLIAADGVREITHYGSRTDPA
- a CDS encoding glycerate kinase (Derived by automated computational analysis using gene prediction method: Protein Homology.), producing MTLHEDPRRFLLNLFEAAVRAVQPAACLRKHLPAPPEGRLVILAAGKAAAAMAAEAEAFYEERWPGTEIEGIAITRYGHTVPTTHVAVHEAGHPFPDGAGENASRGMLSLANSLREEDLAVVLLSGGASALLSLPPVGVKIEEKQKLTRALLATGAPIADINCVRRHLSCIKGGRLAEAIHPARSITLAISDVAGNDPSVIASGPTMPAHTTALDALHIIERFRVPIAEPIIECFKQNQPLPAYDAPCFERAEFRIIATGSHALSAAAALAREAGCEVSIVGDELEASALELATSHARMARSHTNPGVPRIILSGGEATVALGKDHGAGGPNQEFALALALELQGERNVHALACDTDGIDGGSGAASDPAGAVISSRTLSRAKRLGLDAEMALADHDAGTFFQTLGDLITTGPTLTNVNDFRAILVSA
- a CDS encoding NUDIX domain-containing protein (Derived by automated computational analysis using gene prediction method: Protein Homology. GO_function: GO:0016787 - hydrolase activity [Evidence IEA]) encodes the protein MSMDLSGKPRLIAPSVDKGGWIPWIREKVGNDLIFVNSAGAWIKDQQGRVLLQRRSGNTEAWGFPGGIMELGESAAQTVVREIKEETGLDVAPTRLVGIYTQFFETCPNGDECQNISFFFEVETLGGDLTVDGHETLDLRYCSADDKPPLYSEQHELMWHDAMAGGATAYR
- the pyk gene encoding pyruvate kinase (Derived by automated computational analysis using gene prediction method: Protein Homology. GO_component: GO:0005737 - cytoplasm [Evidence IEA]; GO_function: GO:0004743 - pyruvate kinase activity [Evidence IEA]; GO_process: GO:0006096 - glycolytic process [Evidence IEA]), with amino-acid sequence MRRRNVKIIATLGPASSSAEMIRTLFATGADVFRLNMSHLDADGLREVHSTVRRVEEELGRPIGILADLQGPKLRVGTFADDSVDLKSGNNFRIDLDETPGDVTRVCVPHPEIFAAIEEGSQLLLDDGRIRLRVKEVQKDHATTEVTIGGKLSNRKGVNLPDTLLPLTALTDKDRRDAELALELGVDWLALSFIQRPEDVAEARKIARGRAAIMAKIEKPLALTHLQEIADIADGMMVARGDLGVELPIEQVPGWQKQITRLCRRNGKPVVVATQMLESMISSPLPTRAEVSDVATAVFEGADAVMLSAESAAGEFPGEAVEMMNRIGAQVESDPTYPSIMYARETQPEATGADAISAAAHSVANTLNAAAIVCWTNSGSTGLRAARERPQLPIVVLTPIVETARRLALVWGVHCVLTEDAKDLDDMVDRASNIAFKEGFAQPGQRIVVMAGVPLGTPGATNMLRVAYVGSSAAAIPE